DNA sequence from the Bombus huntii isolate Logan2020A chromosome 7, iyBomHunt1.1, whole genome shotgun sequence genome:
AAATCTGAACACGTTGTATattgtacaaattttttatttttttctgtaaATACTATAATTTAATATGTCGTTACGGAGAGCGTTATTCGTTATCAGAGATATAAAAGTATTACAAAGAACGCTTATTCATAGAAGATTTCAATCCTCACGAAAGGTTTGGAATTATATCTAAgcacgattttattttttattacttttctaTTATTGCATAAGATTTTTAAACTTCGTTGCAACCagagaaattttctaattttagtCGATATTAGCTTTAACTTGATAACCTGACCGCTTGCAAATTGTAAGTGtaatgttaatattaatgatctataaattttaatatattatacaaaattattcaattagcTTTCATTATTAGAGCAGCAATCAGTACATGTTAACAACAAAATTATGTACCATATCGTCATTCACTGCTATGGGTATTTGGGGTCTTACAAAAAAGAGAGGTGACAACGAAGCAATCATAACTACAAAAGAAGTTCTAATAGCAAAAGCCGATGCATTATACGAGCAAGAACAATACCAGGAAATACATGACcttctaataaattataaagtaatGACATTATGTATATCACTTATAAatgtagataataaaattgaatatttttataggatAGCGgtgatattgaaattatatggCGTTTGTGTAGAGCAATGTATAAATTGTCTAAAATTGTGAGTGAAGTGGatggaaagaaattaattttcgaagCTTATGATTTAATACTTGAAGCACTTGAGATAAAAGAGGATAATTGGGCTGCACACAAATGGGCATCGATTCTTCTTAATTCTAAGACTCTTTATGAAGGAGTAAAAGCACAAATAAAAGAGTCATATAATATTAAGAAACATATGCTGGtatatttcatgataatatattaatatatatatatatatatatatatatatacttataaatatttcattcccTGACACAATGTCAAGCAATTGTATCGAATATGTTTAATGTCGCAGAGAGCAATGGAACTAAATTCAAAAGAACCAACACTTATGTACATGCTTGGTACTTGGTGCTATCAAGTTTCTGATTTAACATGGTatcaaagaaaaattgcatctGTAATATTTGGAGAACCGCCATCTTCATCATTCGAGGAAGctctaaaatattttgaaactgCAGAGGAAATTGATCCCAATTTCTATagtcaaaatttattaatgttgggaaaaacctacttaaaattaaatcaaaaagAGCTAGctacgaaatatttaaaaatggccCTTGATTATCCTGCAAAGAACGAAGATGATCGAGATGCTAAACAGGAAGCGCAGAAGttgttaaagaaattttaacaaacTGGACAgaagttataatttattatatgataAATTGGAATTGAAGGGATAGAAgggataaagaaaaatttagaatCTATCTTTTAAGTagaagtataaaatttatttactataATGTACAATACAACTTATGTGTGATGAACCTGTTATACACAACATCTATTTACAGTTCCCAAGTAAAGTAAGTAGTAGTTCCCATATAAAGTAGTCCCCAAGTCTAATTAGTTTAGCGATCAGGAGagtattcttcttcttcttcttcttctttttcttgttcATCTTCATTCGTATTCCTGAGAAGCCTCTGAATTGCTTCTGCTTGCAAGCTGCTGAGCAACTGGAGATATGGACGTGTTCGAGGGTTGCCTGGTCTTCGCCCCGTCCTTCCCGTCAGATGGTATAAAAGGTAGCGATGCAGGCCAAATTCCGAGATGAATTGACCACATGGGCAAATAAAGCTCACCATAACGTAATTCCGAGGTAAATTGTCTCGAGATTGTCTTCTGATGTGCAAGCTATTGTAACCAAGCGGGCACTCTCCCATCGTTTTGTTATAAGGCACGatctggaaaaataaaattaagataggtaaataaacaaataaaataaataatttcaaacaaattgtttgaaaaatcagtggaagaaacgatttgaaggaaataaaatacttactgCTCCAAGTGTGGTGAAGATGTATAAGGACGCTTTCAATCGCGAAGCGCTTCCAAACGTGAAGAACTTTCGAACTCGAAGTACTTCCAAATGCGAAGAAGaatctggaaaaataaaattaagatagataaataaaaaataaataaataataaataaggaa
Encoded proteins:
- the LOC126867912 gene encoding regulator of microtubule dynamics protein 1-like, whose protein sequence is MSLRRALFVIRDIKVLQRTLIHRRFQSSRKSSNQYMLTTKLCTISSFTAMGIWGLTKKRGDNEAIITTKEVLIAKADALYEQEQYQEIHDLLINYKDSGDIEIIWRLCRAMYKLSKIVSEVDGKKLIFEAYDLILEALEIKEDNWAAHKWASILLNSKTLYEGVKAQIKESYNIKKHMLRAMELNSKEPTLMYMLGTWCYQVSDLTWYQRKIASVIFGEPPSSSFEEALKYFETAEEIDPNFYSQNLLMLGKTYLKLNQKELATKYLKMALDYPAKNEDDRDAKQEAQKLLKKF